The SAR324 cluster bacterium genome includes a region encoding these proteins:
- a CDS encoding aspartate aminotransferase family protein codes for MLHSTTEWQSLDSRHFMHPFTDTKDLGHKGTRVITRAEGVYLWDSEGNQIIDGMAGLWCVNVGYGREELAKAAYEQLQQLPYYNSFFQCTHPPAIELSEKLAEISPPQFNHVFFVNSGSEANDTVLRMVRNYWKLLGQPQKRVLISRINGYHGSTVAGASLGGQKFIHEIDDLPIPDIVHIEQPYWYQNGGELSPSQYGILAAQELEKKINEIGIERVAAFIGEPIQGAGGVIVPPETYWSEIQRICDKYGILLIADEVICGFGRTGHWFGSEYFNIKPDLMPIAKGLSSGYLPIGGVMVSDRIADVIIGKGKEFAHGFTYSGHPAACVVASRNLEIIEREGLLEKVQNDTGPYLRQLWERFNEHPLVGEVRIVGLLGAIELVDDKSSRRFFKERGKVGERCRDLCLQNGLVMRAVQDTMILSPPLVATRGHLDEIYEKASKTLNQLAQELGRC; via the coding sequence ATGCTTCACAGTACCACTGAATGGCAAAGTCTTGATTCCCGCCACTTCATGCATCCCTTCACAGACACCAAGGATCTGGGGCACAAGGGAACTAGAGTCATAACCAGGGCAGAGGGTGTTTATCTCTGGGATTCAGAAGGGAACCAAATCATTGATGGAATGGCTGGCTTGTGGTGTGTGAATGTTGGATACGGCCGAGAAGAGCTTGCAAAAGCTGCTTATGAACAATTGCAACAGCTTCCTTACTATAATAGCTTCTTTCAATGTACCCACCCTCCAGCTATTGAACTTTCAGAGAAGCTTGCGGAAATCAGCCCCCCTCAGTTCAATCATGTCTTTTTTGTCAACTCCGGATCTGAGGCCAATGACACTGTCCTGCGGATGGTTCGCAACTATTGGAAGCTTTTGGGACAGCCCCAGAAGCGAGTTCTGATTAGCAGAATCAATGGTTATCATGGAAGTACCGTCGCAGGAGCGAGCCTAGGTGGTCAGAAGTTTATTCATGAGATTGATGATCTGCCTATTCCTGACATTGTCCACATCGAACAACCATATTGGTACCAAAACGGTGGCGAACTCTCTCCATCACAATATGGAATTTTAGCTGCTCAGGAACTTGAAAAGAAAATCAATGAAATCGGTATTGAGCGTGTAGCTGCTTTCATTGGGGAACCAATTCAAGGTGCTGGGGGCGTGATAGTCCCTCCAGAGACATATTGGTCTGAAATACAGCGGATTTGTGACAAGTACGGAATTCTTCTAATAGCAGATGAAGTGATCTGTGGCTTCGGCAGAACCGGGCATTGGTTTGGTTCAGAATATTTTAATATTAAACCTGACCTGATGCCAATCGCCAAAGGGCTTTCCTCTGGATATCTTCCGATTGGAGGTGTAATGGTTTCTGACCGAATTGCTGATGTCATCATTGGCAAAGGTAAGGAATTTGCCCACGGCTTTACGTATTCTGGTCATCCTGCTGCATGCGTCGTAGCCTCGAGAAATCTTGAAATCATCGAACGAGAGGGTCTGTTAGAAAAAGTCCAAAATGACACTGGGCCCTACCTTCGTCAACTTTGGGAGCGGTTCAATGAACACCCCTTGGTTGGAGAAGTGAGGATTGTGGGTTTACTTGGGGCAATCGAGTTAGTTGATGACAAGTCTTCAAGACGTTTTTTTAAGGAACGTGGGAAAGTGGGTGAACGCTGCAGGGATCTCTGTCTACAAAACGGTTTGGTGATGAGGGCAGTGCAAGATACTATGATCCTTTCTCCACCCCTCGTTGCCACAAGGGGACACCTGGATGAGATTTACGAAAAAGCGTCCAAAACACTAAATCAGTTGGCACAAGAACTCGGACGCTGCTGA
- a CDS encoding AEC family transporter gives MIPTMIVTLGVQLSSVEKLELNLDTWIACGLRLLLAPLLAFGLAFLFPLGKQEKNIGILQAAMLTAILAEIIGIENDLVLDFVTTSVLLSTILGVFTLTILLSII, from the coding sequence ATGATCCCAACAATGATTGTCACCCTTGGTGTTCAACTATCTAGTGTTGAGAAATTAGAGCTGAACCTAGATACCTGGATAGCTTGTGGACTTAGGTTGCTATTAGCACCATTGCTGGCGTTTGGCTTGGCATTCCTTTTTCCATTGGGAAAACAGGAAAAAAACATTGGAATTTTGCAAGCAGCTATGCTGACAGCAATCCTTGCTGAGATCATTGGCATTGAAAACGATCTCGTTCTTGATTTCGTGACAACCTCTGTCCTGCTCTCAACAATACTTGGCGTGTTTACCCTGACAATCCTCCTTTCTATAATATAG
- a CDS encoding phosphatase PAP2 family protein, which produces MDPQRKRYYWIGAILLTLWLAVWLTATLVWNRLDADRLIIRQIWSSETGWSLGDAQPWRFLYEFGTIPAFALTFISLLAWYRSLQSPKWIRFRRYFLLYSLTSIVGAGLIVNALLKEYTGRPRPREVVEFGGNWEYRAALELGIPGQGQSFPCGHCTMGFIFASGVMFWNYSHPVAIGSLALGLGYGTLMSTARLLQGAHFVSDAFWSLGVMGATFICFYFFVLQPPLSDSVLVRKISNRTKWRLRIGIAACLILITVLYSTRRPFFKEHQRIVSLPLEAQHIELVTNVPAEDWEVDFTNVDHLIMDLQANGFAFPASQHDLDVGTELSSEGIMQILVNSKTFGYFPELQEGVTLKVPVRFQHRLSLTPLPP; this is translated from the coding sequence ATGGATCCCCAACGTAAGCGATATTACTGGATTGGAGCAATCCTACTAACACTGTGGTTAGCAGTATGGCTTACAGCCACTCTGGTCTGGAACCGGCTTGATGCAGACAGATTGATCATACGTCAGATATGGTCATCAGAAACAGGATGGTCACTCGGCGATGCCCAGCCTTGGCGTTTCCTCTATGAATTCGGAACGATTCCAGCCTTTGCACTTACCTTTATTAGTCTACTTGCTTGGTATCGCTCCCTCCAATCACCAAAATGGATCCGCTTTCGTCGCTATTTTCTGCTCTACAGCTTAACCTCAATTGTAGGGGCAGGCCTAATCGTTAATGCACTTTTAAAAGAATACACTGGGAGACCTCGTCCTAGAGAGGTCGTAGAATTTGGGGGTAATTGGGAATATCGGGCTGCTTTGGAACTAGGCATACCAGGCCAGGGTCAGTCCTTTCCATGTGGACACTGCACAATGGGATTCATCTTTGCCTCCGGTGTAATGTTCTGGAACTACTCTCATCCAGTAGCCATTGGATCTTTGGCACTGGGGTTAGGTTATGGCACGCTGATGAGCACAGCCAGACTCCTCCAAGGTGCTCACTTTGTAAGTGATGCTTTTTGGTCTTTAGGGGTGATGGGCGCTACGTTTATCTGCTTTTACTTTTTCGTCCTTCAACCTCCACTATCTGATAGTGTTCTTGTTAGAAAAATTAGCAATCGAACTAAATGGCGCTTACGAATAGGTATAGCTGCTTGCCTGATTTTGATAACGGTCCTCTATTCAACACGACGCCCTTTTTTTAAGGAACATCAAAGAATTGTAAGTTTGCCCTTGGAAGCTCAGCACATTGAGCTTGTCACGAATGTTCCGGCTGAAGATTGGGAGGTTGATTTTACAAATGTTGATCACCTGATCATGGATCTCCAGGCAAATGGCTTTGCCTTTCCTGCATCACAACATGATCTTGATGTTGGTACTGAACTGTCTTCTGAAGGAATCATGCAGATCCTCGTGAACAGTAAAACGTTTGGTTACTTTCCTGAACTGCAAGAAGGAGTTACCTTGAAAGTCCCCGTGCGTTTTCAGCACCGTCTATCTCTGACTCCCCTACCCCCTTGA
- a CDS encoding class I SAM-dependent rRNA methyltransferase, which translates to MPVIRLNPGREKSVHRRHPWLFSGALESESDANLPGQTVRVETSSGKFLGYAAWSPKSQIRLRFWSFNEQDKIDDNFIHSRLQRALSYRSSSNLASNAKRLVHSEADGLPGLIVDQYDQVLVLQILSVGMEYWREILIQQLIDLTGLECVFERSDTEVRRLEGLERKCGAILGELPPNFVIQEHGLDYYIDVENGQKTGFYLDQRANRAKIQEISNNKEVLNCFCYTGGFSLNALRGGAKFVTSIDSSGQALQMAKLNTKTNGLPEENTEWIEADVFMSLRKFRDQGRNFDLIILDPPKFAPTKQNVEKASRAYKDINLLAMKLLNAGGLLATFSCSSAISPELFKKILASSAEDARQDFSILDNFSADQDHPQLLSFPECEYLKGLLLQKCS; encoded by the coding sequence ATTCCTGTTATTCGTCTGAACCCAGGCCGTGAAAAATCTGTTCATCGACGACACCCATGGTTGTTCTCTGGTGCTTTGGAATCTGAATCGGATGCAAATCTCCCAGGTCAAACCGTCAGAGTGGAAACATCATCAGGAAAATTCTTAGGATATGCTGCATGGAGTCCAAAATCTCAAATTCGATTACGTTTTTGGAGCTTTAATGAACAGGATAAAATTGATGATAATTTTATCCATTCTCGATTGCAGAGGGCTTTATCCTATCGTAGTTCCAGCAATCTCGCCAGTAATGCAAAACGTCTTGTACATAGTGAAGCTGATGGTTTACCAGGTCTCATCGTTGATCAATATGATCAGGTCTTGGTGCTACAAATCTTATCTGTCGGCATGGAATACTGGAGAGAGATCTTGATTCAACAATTGATAGATCTAACAGGATTAGAGTGTGTTTTTGAGAGGTCTGATACAGAGGTGCGAAGATTAGAAGGACTTGAAAGAAAGTGTGGCGCAATTCTGGGAGAGTTGCCCCCCAATTTTGTGATTCAGGAACATGGGCTTGATTATTACATTGATGTTGAAAATGGCCAAAAAACAGGATTTTACCTAGATCAGCGAGCTAACCGAGCCAAGATTCAAGAAATTTCAAACAACAAAGAGGTCCTAAACTGTTTTTGTTATACGGGTGGATTCAGTCTAAATGCATTACGTGGGGGGGCAAAGTTTGTAACTTCCATTGATAGCTCTGGACAAGCGTTGCAAATGGCAAAATTGAATACCAAAACAAATGGGCTGCCAGAAGAAAACACCGAGTGGATAGAAGCAGATGTCTTTATGTCTCTTAGAAAATTTCGAGATCAAGGACGGAATTTTGACTTAATTATTCTTGATCCACCGAAGTTTGCCCCCACAAAGCAGAATGTTGAAAAAGCTTCACGAGCCTACAAAGACATCAATTTGCTTGCTATGAAACTTCTGAATGCAGGAGGATTATTGGCCACATTTAGTTGCTCAAGTGCGATCAGTCCAGAATTATTCAAAAAGATTTTGGCAAGTAGTGCAGAGGATGCCCGACAAGACTTTTCGATTCTTGATAACTTTTCAGCAGATCAAGATCATCCGCAATTACTATCTTTTCCAGAATGTGAGTATCTGAAAGGTTTACTTCTTCAAAAGTGCTCTTAA